The genomic stretch CTCCGCGCGGACACCGTCGCGGGCGCGCGCCGCCATGTTCCCCAGCCAGGCGAAACTGTAGCCGCACCAGTAGTCCGAACCGGTCCGGTCCAGCCTGGCCAGCGAAGCGTCAATGATTTTCCGGTCCGTGTCGCCGTTGGCCGCGTCCACCAGGCCCAGTGGATGGAAGGCCATCAGGTGCGAGAAGTGGCGGTGCGACTCCTTCAGCGGGATGCCCGCGGCCACGGAGAGGCCGCCGTCATCGTCCAGCGCCAGTTCCGGCAGTTCCGCCAGGACGCCGCGCCAGTGCGCCGCGTCTTCGGCCCGTCCCAGCTCGTCCGCCAGCTCCGCCGTCGCGCCCAGCAGCCAGCGGATGAGCGCCAGATCATAGTTCGTGATGGACGGAAACCAGGCCTCGGGCCGGTTGTCGTTGATCTCCGGAGACGAGCTCAGGGGCAGGGTCCGTTTTCCGTCCGCGCCGCGCTCCGCCGTCACCGCCTCGATGAAGACCGAGCAGTCGCGCAGCCAGGGCCAGGCCCGCTCCTCCAGAAACTTCCGGTCCATGCTGAACTTCCAGTGGAGGTAGAAATGGTGCGCCAGCCACGCCGCCGTGGTGGACGAGTGCGTGTACTGCCGCCATCCGCCGATCTGGCTGTTGTTCAGGTCCGCCGTCATCGGCACATTCAGCCCCGGCATCTGGAAAAAGCGTTTTGTCCAATCCCGGGGCGCGTCCTGCGTGTCCCACAGCCAGTTCAGGAAGCCCAGCCCCTCGGGGAGGCGGTTCCCGCTGTAGCAGGGCCAGTAGCTCAACTGCGTGTTCAGGTCGTGGTGATAGTCCCCCTTCCACGGCGGCAACTGGCCGTTGTCCGCCGTCCACGGCCCCTGCAGGGTGATGGGCGGCGTGTTTCCCCGCGCCGCCGCGCCGAACTTGTACGTGTCCAGGCACCACTGCCTCTGCACCGCCCGGTTCGGCACGGAGACCCGGGTCTGTCCCCACCAGTTCTCCCACCATGCCGTGTGCGAAGCGCGCAGGGCGTCCCACTCGCCCTCCAGGGCGCGGCGCGCCCGCGCCTCGGCCCGCGCCATCGTGTTGTCCCCGTCCCGCGTGCTGCTGATGGACCACGCGCCGCGCCATGTGTCCCCGTCCTGTTTCCATGCGAGGAACACGGAGAAGCGGAACCCGCCCCAGCCCTCCTGTTCATAGGCCTGAAAATCCGCGCCCGAGCGCGGGACGGGTTCGGGATAGCCCAACTGCGCCAGGTCGCCCATGGAGATGGCGGGCTTCGCCTCGCCCGGCTCCTGGCCGCCGAAGGCGGGCGCGGCCAGCCGCACGTCAAGGCTTTCCACGCCGTCCAGCTCGATGAACCCCACCGGCTCGGTGGCATGAATCCAGACCCGCGCCTTGACCCCGCCCAGGTCCGCCCGCGCCGTGGCGTCCGCAAGGCCCAGCCGCGCCCCGGCGAAGGCCGCCCCCTTCGGCGTCAGCTCGATCCGTCCCGCCGGGATTTTTGTCGGCGCCGGGCGGTTGTAGGGGTTGTCATACATCGCCTCCAGCTCCTTCACCCGCTTCTCCTTCTCCCACTGCCGCATGGTGGCGTAGTTGTACTCCGGCGCGTGGTACTCCGGCACGGGGCGCAGGTCCCACAGGTCCGTCCGGTCCAGCGAGATGCGCAGGGGCGCGCCGTCCCCCCAGACCAAAGCGCCCAGAATTCCGTTCCCCAGGGGGAAGGCCTCGTCCCACACCGTCGCGGGCGTGTCGTACACCAGGTCGTTTTCCGGCGCGGGGAATTCGGCGTGCGCCGCGGAGAACAGGACCGCGCACAAGAAGGCGGGGAATGCTGCGTTCATGGGAATGTCTCCAATATCTTGGTTAAACAGGGACAGGCTTTTTATCGCCGGAAATTGCTAAAAATTGGACATCTTGGTCCCCCTTTGAAGGGGGTGGCCCTTTAGGGCCGGGGGATGTTCTTTATTCAAGAGCGCGCTGTTCCCAGAAGAAACATCCCCCGGCGCTAAAGCGCCACCCCCCTCGAGGGGGGACAAGAAATGCCCGGCTTCTGGGCTGTTCCGCCGCGCTACCTTCATCTACTTTGCAGTCACTTCCGCGTCCCGCGCCAGCAGCCACTCGCGGCCCTCGTCGAGCATCCTGACGACCTCCGCGCCGTTCGGCTCGCGGTCCGGATGTTCTATGGGGTACCAGCGCAGCTCCTTCGGCCCTCCGAGCGCCGCAAACAGCGCCTCGCCCGACTCCGGGGTGATGACGCTGTCCTTGGACCCGTTCTGCATCAGCACGGGGGTTCCCGCCGTGTGCGGCGCGTGGAGCACCGGCTCCGCCGGACCGATGGCAAGGGACAGCAGTGTGGGAAGCGCCGGAAGGAGCCAGCCGGGGACCTCGCGCCGGACCGCGGGCGCCATTGCAAGAATGCGGGCGTCGCCGCCGCCCACCACCAGCACCCCCGCCTTGACGCGCTTTTCCTGCGCGAGCACGGCGGTGCCCGTGATGGCGCCGAAACTGGCCCCGAGCATATAGACCCGCTCCGGGTCAATGTCGGGGCGTGTCTGGAGACAGTCTATGAGCCGCCGCGTGTCATGCACGGTTTTCCACATGTGCTCGCGGTAGGCCCGCCCCAGGTTCACAAGGCCCTCCGGAATCCTTCGCCCGCCGCTCATGAGCTGGTCGAAGCAGACCATGGCGAAGCCCGACTCGTTGAAGGGCGTGCAGATGTCCTCGACAAATTCCTTCCCCTGACGGCTGCCGTGGAGCAGCACGATGACCGGCGCGGGCGCGTCGCCGGGCGTGAACGGCAGGGTCATTACGGCTTCAATGGCCTCCCCGGCCCGCGCCTCGAAAGTGAGTGCCTGGCGGCGGTAGCGCGCCGGGAGCTCCTGGCCGAACACCGCGATGTTCTTCTCGACCGGCACGATGTCCCCCGCCTGCGTGTTCAGGGGCGGGGCCGGGTCATAGCCGTCGTAATAGTGCCGGTCCGCCCGGGCCTTCAGCCCCCACAGCACGGCAACGGCCAGGAGGAGCGCCGCAAGAGCGGACAAGAACACCCTGCGCAGCATGGCCGGACCCTTTCATGGATTGCGGCGGCGCGCCGCCACCCCCCAAGTTAACGCGAAGGACGGCGGGAAAATCAAGACGATGCGCGGGAAAAGACCCCCGCCGCGAACGGCGCCGCGCCAGCGGCCAGGGCAAACGCGTCAATATTGCAGCGGCATGACGCGCTGGCAGATTGGCGCGGGCGTTTGCTCTTTCTCCCCGGCCTCGTTTTCTTTCGCCAAACGGCCCGGGTGGGGTATGATACTTGGGCTTGCGTACAGGTGGGCCGCGCCGGGGAGCGGCGGCCCATGGAGCGACACCGATGGATTTTTCGGAAATTCAGGAGCTCATCCGGCTCTTCG from Candidatus Hydrogenedentota bacterium encodes the following:
- a CDS encoding glycoside hydrolase N-terminal domain-containing protein, whose product is MNAAFPAFLCAVLFSAAHAEFPAPENDLVYDTPATVWDEAFPLGNGILGALVWGDGAPLRISLDRTDLWDLRPVPEYHAPEYNYATMRQWEKEKRVKELEAMYDNPYNRPAPTKIPAGRIELTPKGAAFAGARLGLADATARADLGGVKARVWIHATEPVGFIELDGVESLDVRLAAPAFGGQEPGEAKPAISMGDLAQLGYPEPVPRSGADFQAYEQEGWGGFRFSVFLAWKQDGDTWRGAWSISSTRDGDNTMARAEARARRALEGEWDALRASHTAWWENWWGQTRVSVPNRAVQRQWCLDTYKFGAAARGNTPPITLQGPWTADNGQLPPWKGDYHHDLNTQLSYWPCYSGNRLPEGLGFLNWLWDTQDAPRDWTKRFFQMPGLNVPMTADLNNSQIGGWRQYTHSSTTAAWLAHHFYLHWKFSMDRKFLEERAWPWLRDCSVFIEAVTAERGADGKRTLPLSSSPEINDNRPEAWFPSITNYDLALIRWLLGATAELADELGRAEDAAHWRGVLAELPELALDDDGGLSVAAGIPLKESHRHFSHLMAFHPLGLVDAANGDTDRKIIDASLARLDRTGSDYWCGYSFAWLGNMAARARDGVRAEKALETFATAFVLRNGFHCNGDQSGTGLSKFTYRPFTLEGNFAAAAGVQEMLLQSHTGVIEVFPAIPETWKDASFHQLRAQGAFVVSAARKDGKTVSVEIVSETGAAPRLRSPWTGEVLDLSNPAIETPGVVIHREKNRWTLTAAG
- a CDS encoding alpha/beta hydrolase; the encoded protein is MLRRVFLSALAALLLAVAVLWGLKARADRHYYDGYDPAPPLNTQAGDIVPVEKNIAVFGQELPARYRRQALTFEARAGEAIEAVMTLPFTPGDAPAPVIVLLHGSRQGKEFVEDICTPFNESGFAMVCFDQLMSGGRRIPEGLVNLGRAYREHMWKTVHDTRRLIDCLQTRPDIDPERVYMLGASFGAITGTAVLAQEKRVKAGVLVVGGGDARILAMAPAVRREVPGWLLPALPTLLSLAIGPAEPVLHAPHTAGTPVLMQNGSKDSVITPESGEALFAALGGPKELRWYPIEHPDREPNGAEVVRMLDEGREWLLARDAEVTAK